From the genome of Mastomys coucha isolate ucsf_1 unplaced genomic scaffold, UCSF_Mcou_1 pScaffold6, whole genome shotgun sequence, one region includes:
- the Cbll1 gene encoding E3 ubiquitin-protein ligase Hakai isoform X2 has product MLREHSSCIVTGDFSLCSNRDNELQGTNSSGSLGGLDVRRRIPIKLISKQANKAKPAARTPRTVSRMPAKAPQGDEGFDYNEEQRYDCKGGELFGNQRRFPGHLFWDFKINILGEKDDTPVHFCDKCGLPIKVYGRMIPCKHVFCYDCAILHEKKGDKMCPGCSDPVQRIEQCTRGSLFMCSIVQGCKRTYLSQRDLQAHINHRHMRAGKPVTRASLENVHPPIAPPPTEIPDRFIMPPDKHHMSHIPPKQHIMMPPPPLQHVPHEHYNQPHEDIRAPPAELSMAPPPPRSVSQETFRISTRKHSNLITVPIQDDSSSGAREPPPPAPAPAHHHPEYQGQPVVSHPHHIMPPQQHYAPPPPPPPPISHPMPHPPQAAGTPHLVYSQAPPPPMTSAPPPITPPPGHIIAQMPPYMNHPPPGPPPPQHGGPPVTAPPPHHYNPNSLPQFTEDQGTLSPPFTQPGGMSPGIWPAPRGPPPPPRMQGPPSQTPLPGPHHPDQTRYRPYYQ; this is encoded by the exons ACAATGAATTACAAGGCACTAATAGTTCTGGATCCTTGGGTGGTCTTGATGTTCGCAGAAGAATTCCTATAAAACTCATCTCCAAACAAGCTAACAAAGCTAAGCCTGCGGCTCGCACTCCGAGGACAGTTAGCAGAATGCCTGCAAAGGCCCCACAAGGTGATGAAG GATTTGATTATAACGAAGAGCAGCGGTATGACTGTAAAGGAGGCGAACTCTTTGGGAATCAGCGAAGATTTCCAGGACACCTTTTTTGGGATTTCAAG ATAAACATCTTAGGTGAAAAGGACGATACACCAGTTCATTTCTGTGACAAATGTGGACTGCCTATTAAAGTCTATGGGAGAATG ATTCCATGCAAGCATGTCTTTTGCTATGACTGTGctattttacatgaaaaaaaaggAGATAAGATGTGCCCAGG aTGTAGTGATCCTGTGCAGCGGATCGAGCAGTGCACACGAGGTTCTCTCTTCATGTGTAGCATTGTTCAAGGTTGCAAGAGAACATATCTGTCTCAGAGGGACTTACAAGCTCATATCAACCATCGCCATATGAGAGCTGGAAAGCCTGTTACCCGTGCTTCACTTGAGAATGTTCATCCTCCTATTGCCCCACCACCAACTGAAATCCCCGATCGTTTCATTATGCCACCAGACAAGCATCATATGAGCCATATTCCTCCAAAGCAGCACATCATGATGCCACCACCTCCTTTGCAACATGTGCCACATGAGCACTATAATCAGCCACATGAGGATATTCGTGCTCCTCCAGCAGAATTGTCCATGGCTCCACCTCCACCTCGTTCAGTCAGTCAGGAAACCTTTCGTATTTCAACAAGAAAACACAGCAATTTAATAACTGTCCCTATTCAGGATGACTCAAGTTCAGGTGCTAGAGAACCACCACCTCCTGCCCCAGCACCTGCTCATCATCATCCTGAATATCAGGGTCAACCAGTGGTATCTCACCCTCATCATATTATGCCTCCACAGCAACATTAtgcaccacccccacctcctccaccaccaaTAAGCCATCCAATGCCACATCCTCCCCAGGCTGCAGGTACTCCTCACTTGGTATATAGCCAAGCTCCACCTCCACCAATGACCTCTGCTCCACCACCAATAACCCCTCCCCCTGGACATATTATTGCCCAGATGCCACCTTATATGAATCATCCTCCTCCAGGACCCCCTCCACCTCAGCATGGTGGTCCACCTGTAACTGCACCCCCTCCTCACCATTACAATCCTAACTCTTTGCCCCAGTTTACTGAAGATCAAGGAACTCTGAGCCCTCCATTTACACAACCAGGAGGAATGAGTCCTGGTATATGGCCTGCACCAAGAGGGCCACCTCCACCTCCACGAATGCAGGGCCCGCCTTCTCAAACCCCTCTACCTGGACCACATCATCCAGACCAAACAAGATACAGACCGTATTACCAGTGA
- the Cbll1 gene encoding E3 ubiquitin-protein ligase Hakai isoform X7 encodes MDHTDNELQGTNSSGSLGGLDVRRRIPIKLISKQANKAKPAARTPRTVSRMPAKAPQGDEGFDYNEEQRYDCKGGELFGNQRRFPGHLFWDFKINILGEKDDTPVHFCDKCGLPIKVYGRMIPCKHVFCYDCAILHEKKGDKMCPGCSDPVQRIEQCTRGSLFMCSIVQGCKRTYLSQRDLQAHINHRHMRAGKPVTRASLENVHPPIAPPPTEIPDRFIMPPDKHHMSHIPPKQHIMMPPPPLQHVPHEHYNQPHEDIRAPPAELSMAPPPPRSVSQETFRISTRKHSNLITVPIQDDSSSGAREPPPPAPAPAHHHPEYQGQPVVSHPHHIMPPQQHYAPPPPPPPPISHPMPHPPQAAGTPHLVYSQAPPPPMTSAPPPITPPPGHIIAQMPPYMNHPPPGPPPPQHGGPPVTAPPPHHYNPNSLPQFTEDQGTLSPPFTQPGGMSPGIWPAPRGPPPPPRMQGPPSQTPLPGPHHPDQTRYRPYYQ; translated from the exons ATGGATCACACTG ACAATGAATTACAAGGCACTAATAGTTCTGGATCCTTGGGTGGTCTTGATGTTCGCAGAAGAATTCCTATAAAACTCATCTCCAAACAAGCTAACAAAGCTAAGCCTGCGGCTCGCACTCCGAGGACAGTTAGCAGAATGCCTGCAAAGGCCCCACAAGGTGATGAAG GATTTGATTATAACGAAGAGCAGCGGTATGACTGTAAAGGAGGCGAACTCTTTGGGAATCAGCGAAGATTTCCAGGACACCTTTTTTGGGATTTCAAG ATAAACATCTTAGGTGAAAAGGACGATACACCAGTTCATTTCTGTGACAAATGTGGACTGCCTATTAAAGTCTATGGGAGAATG ATTCCATGCAAGCATGTCTTTTGCTATGACTGTGctattttacatgaaaaaaaaggAGATAAGATGTGCCCAGG aTGTAGTGATCCTGTGCAGCGGATCGAGCAGTGCACACGAGGTTCTCTCTTCATGTGTAGCATTGTTCAAGGTTGCAAGAGAACATATCTGTCTCAGAGGGACTTACAAGCTCATATCAACCATCGCCATATGAGAGCTGGAAAGCCTGTTACCCGTGCTTCACTTGAGAATGTTCATCCTCCTATTGCCCCACCACCAACTGAAATCCCCGATCGTTTCATTATGCCACCAGACAAGCATCATATGAGCCATATTCCTCCAAAGCAGCACATCATGATGCCACCACCTCCTTTGCAACATGTGCCACATGAGCACTATAATCAGCCACATGAGGATATTCGTGCTCCTCCAGCAGAATTGTCCATGGCTCCACCTCCACCTCGTTCAGTCAGTCAGGAAACCTTTCGTATTTCAACAAGAAAACACAGCAATTTAATAACTGTCCCTATTCAGGATGACTCAAGTTCAGGTGCTAGAGAACCACCACCTCCTGCCCCAGCACCTGCTCATCATCATCCTGAATATCAGGGTCAACCAGTGGTATCTCACCCTCATCATATTATGCCTCCACAGCAACATTAtgcaccacccccacctcctccaccaccaaTAAGCCATCCAATGCCACATCCTCCCCAGGCTGCAGGTACTCCTCACTTGGTATATAGCCAAGCTCCACCTCCACCAATGACCTCTGCTCCACCACCAATAACCCCTCCCCCTGGACATATTATTGCCCAGATGCCACCTTATATGAATCATCCTCCTCCAGGACCCCCTCCACCTCAGCATGGTGGTCCACCTGTAACTGCACCCCCTCCTCACCATTACAATCCTAACTCTTTGCCCCAGTTTACTGAAGATCAAGGAACTCTGAGCCCTCCATTTACACAACCAGGAGGAATGAGTCCTGGTATATGGCCTGCACCAAGAGGGCCACCTCCACCTCCACGAATGCAGGGCCCGCCTTCTCAAACCCCTCTACCTGGACCACATCATCCAGACCAAACAAGATACAGACCGTATTACCAGTGA
- the Cbll1 gene encoding E3 ubiquitin-protein ligase Hakai isoform X6, protein MDHTDNELQGTNSSGSLGGLDVRRRIPIKLISKQANKAKPAARTPRTVSRMPAKAPQGDEEGFDYNEEQRYDCKGGELFGNQRRFPGHLFWDFKINILGEKDDTPVHFCDKCGLPIKVYGRMIPCKHVFCYDCAILHEKKGDKMCPGCSDPVQRIEQCTRGSLFMCSIVQGCKRTYLSQRDLQAHINHRHMRAGKPVTRASLENVHPPIAPPPTEIPDRFIMPPDKHHMSHIPPKQHIMMPPPPLQHVPHEHYNQPHEDIRAPPAELSMAPPPPRSVSQETFRISTRKHSNLITVPIQDDSSSGAREPPPPAPAPAHHHPEYQGQPVVSHPHHIMPPQQHYAPPPPPPPPISHPMPHPPQAAGTPHLVYSQAPPPPMTSAPPPITPPPGHIIAQMPPYMNHPPPGPPPPQHGGPPVTAPPPHHYNPNSLPQFTEDQGTLSPPFTQPGGMSPGIWPAPRGPPPPPRMQGPPSQTPLPGPHHPDQTRYRPYYQ, encoded by the exons ATGGATCACACTG ACAATGAATTACAAGGCACTAATAGTTCTGGATCCTTGGGTGGTCTTGATGTTCGCAGAAGAATTCCTATAAAACTCATCTCCAAACAAGCTAACAAAGCTAAGCCTGCGGCTCGCACTCCGAGGACAGTTAGCAGAATGCCTGCAAAGGCCCCACAAGGTGATGAAG AAGGATTTGATTATAACGAAGAGCAGCGGTATGACTGTAAAGGAGGCGAACTCTTTGGGAATCAGCGAAGATTTCCAGGACACCTTTTTTGGGATTTCAAG ATAAACATCTTAGGTGAAAAGGACGATACACCAGTTCATTTCTGTGACAAATGTGGACTGCCTATTAAAGTCTATGGGAGAATG ATTCCATGCAAGCATGTCTTTTGCTATGACTGTGctattttacatgaaaaaaaaggAGATAAGATGTGCCCAGG aTGTAGTGATCCTGTGCAGCGGATCGAGCAGTGCACACGAGGTTCTCTCTTCATGTGTAGCATTGTTCAAGGTTGCAAGAGAACATATCTGTCTCAGAGGGACTTACAAGCTCATATCAACCATCGCCATATGAGAGCTGGAAAGCCTGTTACCCGTGCTTCACTTGAGAATGTTCATCCTCCTATTGCCCCACCACCAACTGAAATCCCCGATCGTTTCATTATGCCACCAGACAAGCATCATATGAGCCATATTCCTCCAAAGCAGCACATCATGATGCCACCACCTCCTTTGCAACATGTGCCACATGAGCACTATAATCAGCCACATGAGGATATTCGTGCTCCTCCAGCAGAATTGTCCATGGCTCCACCTCCACCTCGTTCAGTCAGTCAGGAAACCTTTCGTATTTCAACAAGAAAACACAGCAATTTAATAACTGTCCCTATTCAGGATGACTCAAGTTCAGGTGCTAGAGAACCACCACCTCCTGCCCCAGCACCTGCTCATCATCATCCTGAATATCAGGGTCAACCAGTGGTATCTCACCCTCATCATATTATGCCTCCACAGCAACATTAtgcaccacccccacctcctccaccaccaaTAAGCCATCCAATGCCACATCCTCCCCAGGCTGCAGGTACTCCTCACTTGGTATATAGCCAAGCTCCACCTCCACCAATGACCTCTGCTCCACCACCAATAACCCCTCCCCCTGGACATATTATTGCCCAGATGCCACCTTATATGAATCATCCTCCTCCAGGACCCCCTCCACCTCAGCATGGTGGTCCACCTGTAACTGCACCCCCTCCTCACCATTACAATCCTAACTCTTTGCCCCAGTTTACTGAAGATCAAGGAACTCTGAGCCCTCCATTTACACAACCAGGAGGAATGAGTCCTGGTATATGGCCTGCACCAAGAGGGCCACCTCCACCTCCACGAATGCAGGGCCCGCCTTCTCAAACCCCTCTACCTGGACCACATCATCCAGACCAAACAAGATACAGACCGTATTACCAGTGA
- the Cbll1 gene encoding E3 ubiquitin-protein ligase Hakai isoform X9, translated as MDHTDNELQGTNSSGSLGGLDVRRRIPIKLISKQANKAKPAARTPRTVSRMPAKAPQGFDYNEEQRYDCKGGELFGNQRRFPGHLFWDFKINILGEKDDTPVHFCDKCGLPIKVYGRMIPCKHVFCYDCAILHEKKGDKMCPGCSDPVQRIEQCTRGSLFMCSIVQGCKRTYLSQRDLQAHINHRHMRAGKPVTRASLENVHPPIAPPPTEIPDRFIMPPDKHHMSHIPPKQHIMMPPPPLQHVPHEHYNQPHEDIRAPPAELSMAPPPPRSVSQETFRISTRKHSNLITVPIQDDSSSGAREPPPPAPAPAHHHPEYQGQPVVSHPHHIMPPQQHYAPPPPPPPPISHPMPHPPQAAGTPHLVYSQAPPPPMTSAPPPITPPPGHIIAQMPPYMNHPPPGPPPPQHGGPPVTAPPPHHYNPNSLPQFTEDQGTLSPPFTQPGGMSPGIWPAPRGPPPPPRMQGPPSQTPLPGPHHPDQTRYRPYYQ; from the exons ATGGATCACACTG ACAATGAATTACAAGGCACTAATAGTTCTGGATCCTTGGGTGGTCTTGATGTTCGCAGAAGAATTCCTATAAAACTCATCTCCAAACAAGCTAACAAAGCTAAGCCTGCGGCTCGCACTCCGAGGACAGTTAGCAGAATGCCTGCAAAGGCCCCACAAG GATTTGATTATAACGAAGAGCAGCGGTATGACTGTAAAGGAGGCGAACTCTTTGGGAATCAGCGAAGATTTCCAGGACACCTTTTTTGGGATTTCAAG ATAAACATCTTAGGTGAAAAGGACGATACACCAGTTCATTTCTGTGACAAATGTGGACTGCCTATTAAAGTCTATGGGAGAATG ATTCCATGCAAGCATGTCTTTTGCTATGACTGTGctattttacatgaaaaaaaaggAGATAAGATGTGCCCAGG aTGTAGTGATCCTGTGCAGCGGATCGAGCAGTGCACACGAGGTTCTCTCTTCATGTGTAGCATTGTTCAAGGTTGCAAGAGAACATATCTGTCTCAGAGGGACTTACAAGCTCATATCAACCATCGCCATATGAGAGCTGGAAAGCCTGTTACCCGTGCTTCACTTGAGAATGTTCATCCTCCTATTGCCCCACCACCAACTGAAATCCCCGATCGTTTCATTATGCCACCAGACAAGCATCATATGAGCCATATTCCTCCAAAGCAGCACATCATGATGCCACCACCTCCTTTGCAACATGTGCCACATGAGCACTATAATCAGCCACATGAGGATATTCGTGCTCCTCCAGCAGAATTGTCCATGGCTCCACCTCCACCTCGTTCAGTCAGTCAGGAAACCTTTCGTATTTCAACAAGAAAACACAGCAATTTAATAACTGTCCCTATTCAGGATGACTCAAGTTCAGGTGCTAGAGAACCACCACCTCCTGCCCCAGCACCTGCTCATCATCATCCTGAATATCAGGGTCAACCAGTGGTATCTCACCCTCATCATATTATGCCTCCACAGCAACATTAtgcaccacccccacctcctccaccaccaaTAAGCCATCCAATGCCACATCCTCCCCAGGCTGCAGGTACTCCTCACTTGGTATATAGCCAAGCTCCACCTCCACCAATGACCTCTGCTCCACCACCAATAACCCCTCCCCCTGGACATATTATTGCCCAGATGCCACCTTATATGAATCATCCTCCTCCAGGACCCCCTCCACCTCAGCATGGTGGTCCACCTGTAACTGCACCCCCTCCTCACCATTACAATCCTAACTCTTTGCCCCAGTTTACTGAAGATCAAGGAACTCTGAGCCCTCCATTTACACAACCAGGAGGAATGAGTCCTGGTATATGGCCTGCACCAAGAGGGCCACCTCCACCTCCACGAATGCAGGGCCCGCCTTCTCAAACCCCTCTACCTGGACCACATCATCCAGACCAAACAAGATACAGACCGTATTACCAGTGA
- the Cbll1 gene encoding E3 ubiquitin-protein ligase Hakai isoform X5 produces the protein MKAATTDPRDRELELDNELQGTNSSGSLGGLDVRRRIPIKLISKQANKAKPAARTPRTVSRMPAKAPQGDEEGFDYNEEQRYDCKGGELFGNQRRFPGHLFWDFKINILGEKDDTPVHFCDKCGLPIKVYGRMIPCKHVFCYDCAILHEKKGDKMCPGCSDPVQRIEQCTRGSLFMCSIVQGCKRTYLSQRDLQAHINHRHMRAGKPVTRASLENVHPPIAPPPTEIPDRFIMPPDKHHMSHIPPKQHIMMPPPPLQHVPHEHYNQPHEDIRAPPAELSMAPPPPRSVSQETFRISTRKHSNLITVPIQDDSSSGAREPPPPAPAPAHHHPEYQGQPVVSHPHHIMPPQQHYAPPPPPPPPISHPMPHPPQAAGTPHLVYSQAPPPPMTSAPPPITPPPGHIIAQMPPYMNHPPPGPPPPQHGGPPVTAPPPHHYNPNSLPQFTEDQGTLSPPFTQPGGMSPGIWPAPRGPPPPPRMQGPPSQTPLPGPHHPDQTRYRPYYQ, from the exons ATGAAAGCAGCAACCACAGACCCCAGGGACCGAGAACTGGAACTAG ACAATGAATTACAAGGCACTAATAGTTCTGGATCCTTGGGTGGTCTTGATGTTCGCAGAAGAATTCCTATAAAACTCATCTCCAAACAAGCTAACAAAGCTAAGCCTGCGGCTCGCACTCCGAGGACAGTTAGCAGAATGCCTGCAAAGGCCCCACAAGGTGATGAAG AAGGATTTGATTATAACGAAGAGCAGCGGTATGACTGTAAAGGAGGCGAACTCTTTGGGAATCAGCGAAGATTTCCAGGACACCTTTTTTGGGATTTCAAG ATAAACATCTTAGGTGAAAAGGACGATACACCAGTTCATTTCTGTGACAAATGTGGACTGCCTATTAAAGTCTATGGGAGAATG ATTCCATGCAAGCATGTCTTTTGCTATGACTGTGctattttacatgaaaaaaaaggAGATAAGATGTGCCCAGG aTGTAGTGATCCTGTGCAGCGGATCGAGCAGTGCACACGAGGTTCTCTCTTCATGTGTAGCATTGTTCAAGGTTGCAAGAGAACATATCTGTCTCAGAGGGACTTACAAGCTCATATCAACCATCGCCATATGAGAGCTGGAAAGCCTGTTACCCGTGCTTCACTTGAGAATGTTCATCCTCCTATTGCCCCACCACCAACTGAAATCCCCGATCGTTTCATTATGCCACCAGACAAGCATCATATGAGCCATATTCCTCCAAAGCAGCACATCATGATGCCACCACCTCCTTTGCAACATGTGCCACATGAGCACTATAATCAGCCACATGAGGATATTCGTGCTCCTCCAGCAGAATTGTCCATGGCTCCACCTCCACCTCGTTCAGTCAGTCAGGAAACCTTTCGTATTTCAACAAGAAAACACAGCAATTTAATAACTGTCCCTATTCAGGATGACTCAAGTTCAGGTGCTAGAGAACCACCACCTCCTGCCCCAGCACCTGCTCATCATCATCCTGAATATCAGGGTCAACCAGTGGTATCTCACCCTCATCATATTATGCCTCCACAGCAACATTAtgcaccacccccacctcctccaccaccaaTAAGCCATCCAATGCCACATCCTCCCCAGGCTGCAGGTACTCCTCACTTGGTATATAGCCAAGCTCCACCTCCACCAATGACCTCTGCTCCACCACCAATAACCCCTCCCCCTGGACATATTATTGCCCAGATGCCACCTTATATGAATCATCCTCCTCCAGGACCCCCTCCACCTCAGCATGGTGGTCCACCTGTAACTGCACCCCCTCCTCACCATTACAATCCTAACTCTTTGCCCCAGTTTACTGAAGATCAAGGAACTCTGAGCCCTCCATTTACACAACCAGGAGGAATGAGTCCTGGTATATGGCCTGCACCAAGAGGGCCACCTCCACCTCCACGAATGCAGGGCCCGCCTTCTCAAACCCCTCTACCTGGACCACATCATCCAGACCAAACAAGATACAGACCGTATTACCAGTGA
- the Cbll1 gene encoding E3 ubiquitin-protein ligase Hakai isoform X3, whose protein sequence is MLREHSSCIVTGDFSLCSNRDNELQGTNSSGSLGGLDVRRRIPIKLISKQANKAKPAARTPRTVSRMPAKAPQEGFDYNEEQRYDCKGGELFGNQRRFPGHLFWDFKINILGEKDDTPVHFCDKCGLPIKVYGRMIPCKHVFCYDCAILHEKKGDKMCPGCSDPVQRIEQCTRGSLFMCSIVQGCKRTYLSQRDLQAHINHRHMRAGKPVTRASLENVHPPIAPPPTEIPDRFIMPPDKHHMSHIPPKQHIMMPPPPLQHVPHEHYNQPHEDIRAPPAELSMAPPPPRSVSQETFRISTRKHSNLITVPIQDDSSSGAREPPPPAPAPAHHHPEYQGQPVVSHPHHIMPPQQHYAPPPPPPPPISHPMPHPPQAAGTPHLVYSQAPPPPMTSAPPPITPPPGHIIAQMPPYMNHPPPGPPPPQHGGPPVTAPPPHHYNPNSLPQFTEDQGTLSPPFTQPGGMSPGIWPAPRGPPPPPRMQGPPSQTPLPGPHHPDQTRYRPYYQ, encoded by the exons ACAATGAATTACAAGGCACTAATAGTTCTGGATCCTTGGGTGGTCTTGATGTTCGCAGAAGAATTCCTATAAAACTCATCTCCAAACAAGCTAACAAAGCTAAGCCTGCGGCTCGCACTCCGAGGACAGTTAGCAGAATGCCTGCAAAGGCCCCACAAG AAGGATTTGATTATAACGAAGAGCAGCGGTATGACTGTAAAGGAGGCGAACTCTTTGGGAATCAGCGAAGATTTCCAGGACACCTTTTTTGGGATTTCAAG ATAAACATCTTAGGTGAAAAGGACGATACACCAGTTCATTTCTGTGACAAATGTGGACTGCCTATTAAAGTCTATGGGAGAATG ATTCCATGCAAGCATGTCTTTTGCTATGACTGTGctattttacatgaaaaaaaaggAGATAAGATGTGCCCAGG aTGTAGTGATCCTGTGCAGCGGATCGAGCAGTGCACACGAGGTTCTCTCTTCATGTGTAGCATTGTTCAAGGTTGCAAGAGAACATATCTGTCTCAGAGGGACTTACAAGCTCATATCAACCATCGCCATATGAGAGCTGGAAAGCCTGTTACCCGTGCTTCACTTGAGAATGTTCATCCTCCTATTGCCCCACCACCAACTGAAATCCCCGATCGTTTCATTATGCCACCAGACAAGCATCATATGAGCCATATTCCTCCAAAGCAGCACATCATGATGCCACCACCTCCTTTGCAACATGTGCCACATGAGCACTATAATCAGCCACATGAGGATATTCGTGCTCCTCCAGCAGAATTGTCCATGGCTCCACCTCCACCTCGTTCAGTCAGTCAGGAAACCTTTCGTATTTCAACAAGAAAACACAGCAATTTAATAACTGTCCCTATTCAGGATGACTCAAGTTCAGGTGCTAGAGAACCACCACCTCCTGCCCCAGCACCTGCTCATCATCATCCTGAATATCAGGGTCAACCAGTGGTATCTCACCCTCATCATATTATGCCTCCACAGCAACATTAtgcaccacccccacctcctccaccaccaaTAAGCCATCCAATGCCACATCCTCCCCAGGCTGCAGGTACTCCTCACTTGGTATATAGCCAAGCTCCACCTCCACCAATGACCTCTGCTCCACCACCAATAACCCCTCCCCCTGGACATATTATTGCCCAGATGCCACCTTATATGAATCATCCTCCTCCAGGACCCCCTCCACCTCAGCATGGTGGTCCACCTGTAACTGCACCCCCTCCTCACCATTACAATCCTAACTCTTTGCCCCAGTTTACTGAAGATCAAGGAACTCTGAGCCCTCCATTTACACAACCAGGAGGAATGAGTCCTGGTATATGGCCTGCACCAAGAGGGCCACCTCCACCTCCACGAATGCAGGGCCCGCCTTCTCAAACCCCTCTACCTGGACCACATCATCCAGACCAAACAAGATACAGACCGTATTACCAGTGA
- the Cbll1 gene encoding E3 ubiquitin-protein ligase Hakai isoform X10 has protein sequence MPAKAPQGDEEGFDYNEEQRYDCKGGELFGNQRRFPGHLFWDFKINILGEKDDTPVHFCDKCGLPIKVYGRMIPCKHVFCYDCAILHEKKGDKMCPGCSDPVQRIEQCTRGSLFMCSIVQGCKRTYLSQRDLQAHINHRHMRAGKPVTRASLENVHPPIAPPPTEIPDRFIMPPDKHHMSHIPPKQHIMMPPPPLQHVPHEHYNQPHEDIRAPPAELSMAPPPPRSVSQETFRISTRKHSNLITVPIQDDSSSGAREPPPPAPAPAHHHPEYQGQPVVSHPHHIMPPQQHYAPPPPPPPPISHPMPHPPQAAGTPHLVYSQAPPPPMTSAPPPITPPPGHIIAQMPPYMNHPPPGPPPPQHGGPPVTAPPPHHYNPNSLPQFTEDQGTLSPPFTQPGGMSPGIWPAPRGPPPPPRMQGPPSQTPLPGPHHPDQTRYRPYYQ, from the exons ATGCCTGCAAAGGCCCCACAAGGTGATGAAG AAGGATTTGATTATAACGAAGAGCAGCGGTATGACTGTAAAGGAGGCGAACTCTTTGGGAATCAGCGAAGATTTCCAGGACACCTTTTTTGGGATTTCAAG ATAAACATCTTAGGTGAAAAGGACGATACACCAGTTCATTTCTGTGACAAATGTGGACTGCCTATTAAAGTCTATGGGAGAATG ATTCCATGCAAGCATGTCTTTTGCTATGACTGTGctattttacatgaaaaaaaaggAGATAAGATGTGCCCAGG aTGTAGTGATCCTGTGCAGCGGATCGAGCAGTGCACACGAGGTTCTCTCTTCATGTGTAGCATTGTTCAAGGTTGCAAGAGAACATATCTGTCTCAGAGGGACTTACAAGCTCATATCAACCATCGCCATATGAGAGCTGGAAAGCCTGTTACCCGTGCTTCACTTGAGAATGTTCATCCTCCTATTGCCCCACCACCAACTGAAATCCCCGATCGTTTCATTATGCCACCAGACAAGCATCATATGAGCCATATTCCTCCAAAGCAGCACATCATGATGCCACCACCTCCTTTGCAACATGTGCCACATGAGCACTATAATCAGCCACATGAGGATATTCGTGCTCCTCCAGCAGAATTGTCCATGGCTCCACCTCCACCTCGTTCAGTCAGTCAGGAAACCTTTCGTATTTCAACAAGAAAACACAGCAATTTAATAACTGTCCCTATTCAGGATGACTCAAGTTCAGGTGCTAGAGAACCACCACCTCCTGCCCCAGCACCTGCTCATCATCATCCTGAATATCAGGGTCAACCAGTGGTATCTCACCCTCATCATATTATGCCTCCACAGCAACATTAtgcaccacccccacctcctccaccaccaaTAAGCCATCCAATGCCACATCCTCCCCAGGCTGCAGGTACTCCTCACTTGGTATATAGCCAAGCTCCACCTCCACCAATGACCTCTGCTCCACCACCAATAACCCCTCCCCCTGGACATATTATTGCCCAGATGCCACCTTATATGAATCATCCTCCTCCAGGACCCCCTCCACCTCAGCATGGTGGTCCACCTGTAACTGCACCCCCTCCTCACCATTACAATCCTAACTCTTTGCCCCAGTTTACTGAAGATCAAGGAACTCTGAGCCCTCCATTTACACAACCAGGAGGAATGAGTCCTGGTATATGGCCTGCACCAAGAGGGCCACCTCCACCTCCACGAATGCAGGGCCCGCCTTCTCAAACCCCTCTACCTGGACCACATCATCCAGACCAAACAAGATACAGACCGTATTACCAGTGA